From a single Planctellipticum variicoloris genomic region:
- a CDS encoding GDSL-type esterase/lipase family protein produces MKHLPPSTLLKLAALFLLCGACALPLHAEDQATPVAIELPATDDGLPGAGPIRRYDWFRNLWTQRRSAWTKQVEQDQKALVFLGDSITQGWGDNIGGAFPGVKVANRGISGDTTRGMLIRLKDDVLALNPTGVVLLMGTNDLEEGGEPEVIAGNLKLILANIKTHNSKVPVILCQVFPSSETKKRPADKIKKINELYAAAVKGDPQVTLIDTWKLFANEQGDAKAEEFPDLLHPNQIGYDKWAAALRPILATLDFLETTDDDFQPEPGFVSLFNGKDLTGWGFRIQKTLEKTASFDGQKTSTDGRYIAKHGRIIVSTPPEGRRVQQMWTSQEFPKDFVLKLEFRATPNADSGVFIRQPQLQCRDYPLAGPYKMLTKYRPQDWNELEIVVKDNVARCTCNGEVLEEAFKLPATGPIGLEGDAGQMEYRRIRINEEK; encoded by the coding sequence ATGAAACACCTGCCCCCCAGCACGCTCCTCAAACTGGCCGCTCTGTTCCTGCTGTGCGGAGCCTGCGCCCTGCCGCTGCACGCCGAGGATCAGGCGACCCCGGTGGCCATCGAACTCCCCGCCACCGACGATGGCCTGCCCGGGGCCGGGCCGATCCGGCGGTATGACTGGTTCCGCAATCTCTGGACGCAGCGCCGCTCGGCTTGGACGAAACAGGTCGAGCAGGACCAGAAGGCTCTCGTCTTCCTGGGGGACTCGATCACCCAGGGTTGGGGCGACAACATCGGGGGCGCGTTTCCCGGCGTGAAGGTCGCCAACCGCGGCATCAGCGGCGATACGACGCGCGGCATGCTGATCCGCCTGAAGGATGATGTGCTGGCGCTCAACCCGACCGGCGTCGTGCTCCTGATGGGAACCAATGATCTCGAAGAAGGGGGCGAGCCCGAGGTGATCGCCGGGAACCTCAAGCTCATCCTGGCGAATATCAAAACGCACAATTCGAAAGTTCCGGTGATCCTCTGCCAGGTCTTCCCCAGCTCGGAAACCAAGAAGCGACCAGCCGACAAGATTAAGAAGATTAACGAACTGTATGCCGCCGCGGTGAAGGGGGACCCGCAGGTCACCCTGATCGATACCTGGAAGCTCTTCGCTAACGAACAGGGGGACGCGAAGGCCGAAGAGTTCCCGGACCTGTTGCATCCGAACCAGATCGGCTACGACAAGTGGGCTGCGGCCCTCCGACCGATCCTGGCGACGCTCGACTTCCTGGAAACGACCGACGACGACTTCCAGCCGGAGCCGGGCTTCGTGAGCCTGTTCAACGGCAAGGATCTCACGGGGTGGGGCTTCCGCATTCAGAAGACGCTGGAAAAGACCGCCAGCTTCGACGGCCAGAAAACCAGCACCGACGGCCGCTACATTGCCAAGCACGGCCGGATCATCGTCAGCACGCCTCCCGAAGGCCGCCGCGTCCAGCAGATGTGGACCTCGCAGGAGTTTCCGAAGGACTTCGTCCTGAAGCTGGAGTTCCGCGCGACGCCCAACGCCGACAGCGGCGTCTTCATCCGCCAACCGCAGCTCCAGTGCCGGGATTACCCGCTCGCCGGCCCCTACAAGATGCTGACGAAGTACCGCCCGCAGGACTGGAACGAGCTGGAAATCGTGGTGAAAGACAACGTCGCCCGCTGCACCTGCAACGGCGAAGTCCTCGAAGAAGCCTTCAAACTCCCCGCGACTGGTCCGATTGGTCTCGAAGGCGACGCCGGGCAGATGGAGTATCGCAGGATCCGGATCAACGAAGAGAAGTAG
- a CDS encoding ATP-binding protein: MNPFRDTIVASPWEATGVDVPAIHGNVLHECLRGIEHVRSQGRSAGLLIHGEAGSGKTHLLKRLRAQLAPQQPTATDRRECLYVWVRLQTSPRMIWRTLRRTLVDDWFRPVDNGKSQFDRILFHRLAEIRVAEGDLEPWYEYMREEHPDGLAELMDRIADNLHLDRNTAVAFMHIAFGRHRRDLRAWLAGDSLPQAALERMDLAQDEGTDEEREDLARQVVLMLCSLAGNGLPIVLSFDQVEALQMRPGDTDALFQFGQLTSTLHDSTTNVLLVSAVQSAFATELKDHARSADYDRMTSLGAYSLDPLDRRQAEQLIAARLDSADVRDLPESRSATWPLSPEAFDALFASGGVSPRKLLSRSAESFETWQSPGTSIVPPPPPPERFLQERWESLVEEKQAANGPESTEEILRHGVPLLVSLVAPDQRLVQDEHLPDVSLIFEGPAGRTGLSACTQSNMTSLATRLKRLKLQFASERLQRLVIVRDSRVPLTKTARAARQHLEELEAQHAVILHPAVEVLAAIDALRALLSDAKSGDLDCQGQPLSPRTVEEWFRTHLAGELEAFVGDVLGQSDGAAAKESADVQSLEALIAFLGESPVAPLVEVAESLQQSVESLIETARRHPDQFGLLGQPPSVLFRIEEGSER, translated from the coding sequence GTGAATCCATTCCGTGACACCATTGTGGCGAGTCCGTGGGAAGCGACGGGCGTCGACGTCCCCGCCATTCATGGGAACGTCCTCCACGAGTGCCTGCGCGGCATCGAACACGTGCGGTCGCAGGGTCGGTCGGCGGGGCTGCTGATTCACGGCGAGGCCGGCAGCGGCAAAACGCATCTCTTGAAGCGTCTTCGCGCCCAACTGGCGCCTCAGCAGCCGACGGCCACCGATCGTCGCGAATGCTTGTATGTCTGGGTGCGGCTGCAGACCAGCCCGCGGATGATCTGGCGGACACTCCGGCGAACGCTCGTCGACGACTGGTTCCGTCCCGTCGACAACGGAAAATCACAGTTCGACCGAATTCTGTTCCATCGTCTGGCGGAAATTCGCGTGGCGGAAGGGGATCTGGAACCCTGGTACGAATACATGCGGGAGGAACACCCGGACGGACTCGCCGAACTGATGGACCGTATCGCCGACAACCTGCATCTCGACCGGAACACCGCGGTCGCGTTCATGCACATTGCTTTCGGCCGGCATCGACGCGATCTGCGGGCCTGGCTGGCGGGTGATTCGCTGCCACAGGCGGCCCTCGAACGGATGGACCTGGCGCAGGACGAAGGGACCGATGAAGAACGGGAAGATTTGGCCCGGCAGGTCGTACTCATGTTGTGCTCTCTCGCGGGGAACGGACTGCCGATCGTCTTGAGCTTCGACCAGGTCGAGGCGCTACAAATGAGACCCGGCGACACCGACGCCCTGTTTCAGTTCGGCCAGCTCACCAGCACGCTGCACGACAGTACGACCAATGTCTTGCTCGTCTCCGCCGTCCAATCGGCCTTCGCGACGGAACTGAAGGACCACGCCCGCTCGGCAGACTACGACCGCATGACGTCCTTGGGAGCCTATTCGCTCGACCCACTCGATCGCCGGCAGGCCGAACAGCTCATCGCAGCCCGGCTCGATTCGGCCGACGTCCGTGACCTGCCGGAGTCTCGCTCGGCAACCTGGCCACTATCGCCAGAAGCGTTCGACGCCCTGTTCGCCAGCGGGGGAGTGTCGCCGCGCAAATTGCTCAGTCGCAGCGCCGAGTCCTTTGAGACCTGGCAGTCGCCGGGAACCTCTATTGTTCCACCACCGCCACCCCCTGAGCGTTTCCTGCAGGAACGGTGGGAATCGCTCGTCGAAGAGAAGCAGGCGGCGAACGGACCGGAGTCGACCGAAGAAATCCTGCGACACGGCGTCCCGCTGCTCGTGTCGCTCGTCGCGCCGGACCAAAGGCTGGTTCAAGACGAACACCTGCCGGATGTCTCGCTGATCTTCGAGGGTCCGGCTGGCAGAACGGGGCTCAGCGCGTGCACGCAGTCGAACATGACCAGCCTGGCGACCCGCCTGAAGCGGCTGAAGTTGCAGTTCGCTTCGGAACGGCTGCAGCGGCTCGTCATCGTGCGGGACAGTCGCGTTCCTCTGACGAAGACCGCCAGAGCCGCCCGGCAACACCTGGAAGAACTCGAAGCGCAGCACGCCGTCATCCTGCATCCGGCGGTTGAGGTGCTCGCCGCCATCGATGCGTTGCGAGCGCTGCTGTCGGATGCGAAGTCCGGCGATCTGGATTGTCAGGGGCAACCCCTTTCGCCGCGCACCGTCGAGGAATGGTTCCGAACCCATCTGGCCGGCGAGCTGGAAGCATTCGTCGGCGACGTGCTCGGGCAATCCGACGGAGCAGCGGCGAAGGAATCGGCGGATGTCCAATCCCTGGAAGCATTGATCGCTTTCCTCGGCGAGAGTCCGGTCGCGCCGCTGGTCGAAGTCGCCGAGTCGCTGCAGCAGTCGGTGGAGTCGCTGATCGAGACTGCCCGGCGGCATCCCGATCAATTCGGATTGCTGGGACAGCCGCCATCCGTGCTGTTTCGGATCGAAGAAGGTTCGGAACGGTAG